From Acidimicrobiales bacterium, the proteins below share one genomic window:
- a CDS encoding peptide chain release factor N(5)-glutamine methyltransferase, translated as MRQTERASRVVERLRAAGCVAAEEEAHDLLGIAPDPPTLEAWLSRRERGEPLAWITGGLEFCGRWLHVAPGVYVPRIQSEELARRASRLLPDHARAADLCTGAGAIAAHILAELPATSVIGIDVDPKAVACATRNGVRALVADLELPLPSDRTFDVVTAVPPYVPTSDLRLLPADVQRYEPRAALDGGTDGLDVARRVVVAAGRLLRPGGWLLIEIGGKQDATLVRELAPFGFGDVESWRDDDGELRGLAARLML; from the coding sequence GTGCGGCAGACTGAGCGCGCCTCGAGAGTGGTCGAGCGCTTGCGCGCCGCCGGGTGCGTTGCGGCTGAAGAGGAGGCGCACGATCTCCTGGGGATCGCTCCCGACCCTCCGACGCTCGAGGCATGGCTGAGCCGGCGGGAGCGGGGCGAGCCGCTGGCGTGGATCACCGGCGGCCTGGAGTTCTGTGGCCGGTGGCTCCACGTCGCGCCTGGTGTCTACGTCCCTCGGATCCAGAGCGAGGAGCTGGCCAGGCGGGCCAGCCGGTTGCTCCCGGACCACGCCCGCGCCGCCGACTTGTGCACTGGCGCGGGCGCCATCGCAGCTCACATCCTGGCCGAGCTGCCGGCCACCTCGGTCATCGGCATCGACGTCGACCCGAAGGCCGTGGCCTGCGCGACGCGAAATGGCGTCCGCGCCCTCGTCGCGGACCTCGAGCTGCCGCTGCCCTCCGACCGCACCTTCGACGTTGTCACGGCCGTGCCGCCGTACGTCCCGACCAGCGACCTCCGACTCTTGCCCGCCGACGTCCAGCGCTACGAGCCACGAGCCGCCCTGGATGGCGGCACCGACGGGCTTGACGTTGCCCGCCGCGTCGTCGTGGCAGCCGGCCGGCTCCTACGTCCCGGCGGTTGGCTCCTCATCGAGATCGGTGGCAAGCAGGACGCGACCCTCGTCAGAGAACTGGCCCCATTCGGCTTCGGCGACGTCGAGTCCTGGCGGGACGACGACGGCGAGCTGAGAGGCCTCGCCGCCAGGCTCATGCTCTAG